In a genomic window of Gigantopelta aegis isolate Gae_Host chromosome 9, Gae_host_genome, whole genome shotgun sequence:
- the LOC121381550 gene encoding uncharacterized protein LOC121381550, whose product MDPSGYREEAHFPTGKHCINYAAEVEALIHAAHICSHVVFLTDALSALQALENNKPDILSEALHPISSVNQVVLQWIPAHCGIPGNENADRRAKLGATKEQADNRMTCEEMKSHIKSLYRPPKQTNDYYLLSR is encoded by the coding sequence ATGGACCCTAGTGGCTACCGAGAGGAGGCACACTTTCCTACAGGGAAACACTGCATAAACTATGCTGCAGAGGTTGAGGCTCTCATTCATGCTGCCCACATCTGCTCACATGTCGTCTTCCTGACAGATGCTCTCTCTGCCCTCCAGGCTCTTGAAAACAACAAGCCTGACATACTTTCAGAAGCCCTACATCCTATCAGCAGTGTCAACCAAGTCGTGTTACAATGGATCCCTGCTCACTGTGGCATACCAGGAAATGAAAATGCAGACAGACGGGCAAAACTGGGTGCAACTAAAGAACAGGCGGATAACCGGATGACATGCGAAGAAATGAAATCCCATATTAAATCTCTCTATAGACCTCCCAAACAAACCAATGATTATTACCTCCTGTCCCGATAG